The Hymenobacter sp. GOD-10R genome includes a window with the following:
- the plsX gene encoding phosphate acyltransferase PlsX gives MKIALDAMGGDFAPQAAVDGAVLAAEKLAGSAQIVLIGQESAVRPLLEKYGAAAESLLLVPASQVIEMGEHPAKAYQQKQDSSIAVGYRMLHAGEVEAFCSAGNTGAMLVGAMFSVKTVSGVLRPAIANFVPKMGGGYGILLDVGANAECKPEMLEQFGELGSLYAQYVLGIEKPTVGLMNLGEEEGKGTANAQAAHQLLKVNPHIHFFGNLEGRDLFNSKADVIVCDGYTGNVILKMAESIYDILAEKQMHDPFFDKFNYEAIGGSPILGINDNAIIGHGVSTPQAICNMLLQGYQMAKSGIADQIKSTFKS, from the coding sequence ATGAAGATTGCCCTGGACGCAATGGGTGGTGATTTCGCCCCCCAGGCTGCTGTCGATGGCGCTGTGTTAGCAGCTGAAAAGCTAGCCGGCTCAGCTCAGATTGTGCTTATTGGCCAAGAATCAGCCGTGCGCCCCTTACTCGAAAAGTACGGGGCGGCGGCTGAAAGCTTGCTACTCGTTCCTGCTAGTCAGGTAATTGAGATGGGCGAGCACCCGGCCAAAGCCTACCAGCAAAAACAGGATTCCAGCATTGCCGTTGGTTACCGCATGTTGCACGCCGGTGAAGTAGAAGCTTTCTGCTCTGCTGGCAATACGGGCGCAATGCTCGTAGGTGCCATGTTCAGCGTAAAAACAGTGTCCGGTGTACTGCGCCCTGCCATCGCTAATTTTGTCCCGAAGATGGGGGGTGGCTATGGCATCCTGCTCGACGTAGGGGCCAATGCCGAATGCAAACCCGAAATGCTGGAGCAGTTTGGGGAGCTAGGTTCGCTGTATGCACAATATGTATTAGGCATCGAGAAGCCTACAGTTGGCCTCATGAATCTAGGTGAGGAAGAAGGCAAAGGCACCGCTAATGCTCAAGCCGCACACCAGCTATTGAAAGTGAACCCCCATATTCACTTCTTTGGCAACCTTGAGGGTCGCGACTTATTTAACTCGAAGGCCGACGTCATTGTGTGCGACGGCTACACGGGTAATGTAATTCTGAAAATGGCCGAGTCGATTTACGATATCTTGGCCGAGAAGCAGATGCACGATCCGTTCTTCGACAAATTTAACTACGAAGCTATTGGGGGCAGTCCAATCCTAGGCATCAACGACAATGCTATCATTGGACATGGCGTAAGTACGCCTCAGGCCATCTGCAATATGTTGTTGCAGGGCTACCAAATGGCTAAATCCGGTATTGCGGATCAGATTAAATCTACTTTCAAGTCTTGA
- the efp gene encoding elongation factor P encodes MATTADFKNGLCLEYNGDLYIITEFQHVKPGKGPAFVRTKLRNIKTGKVIDNTFNAGVKVTTARVEQRPHQFLYKDEYGYNFMNNADFEQVTLPESMVPFHDLLKDGQEVTILFHAETEQPLTAELPPFVELMVTYTEPGLRGDTATNTLKPATVETGARIQVPLFIEQDTKIRVDTRDYSYVERVK; translated from the coding sequence ATGGCAACCACCGCAGATTTTAAAAACGGCCTCTGCCTCGAGTACAACGGCGACTTGTACATCATCACTGAATTTCAGCACGTAAAGCCGGGCAAAGGCCCTGCCTTCGTACGTACCAAGCTGCGCAACATCAAAACCGGCAAAGTCATCGACAACACCTTCAATGCCGGTGTGAAAGTGACAACAGCACGGGTGGAGCAACGGCCGCATCAGTTCCTGTACAAGGATGAATATGGCTACAACTTCATGAACAACGCTGACTTCGAGCAAGTAACGCTGCCTGAATCCATGGTACCGTTCCATGATCTGCTAAAGGATGGCCAAGAAGTTACCATACTTTTTCACGCCGAAACGGAGCAGCCGCTCACCGCTGAGCTTCCTCCTTTCGTAGAGCTCATGGTGACTTACACCGAGCCCGGTCTACGTGGTGATACGGCTACTAATACTCTCAAGCCCGCAACAGTAGAAACAGGAGCTCGTATTCAGGTGCCCTTATTCATTGAGCAAGACACCAAAATCCGCGTCGATACGCGCGACTATTCTTATGTCGAACGAGTCAAGTAA
- a CDS encoding nuclease A inhibitor family protein has protein sequence MPSIFSRIVSGELPAYKVAEDEHHLAFLDITPLVEGHTLVIPKREIDYIFDMPPQELAELNLFAQRVAQGVRAAVPCKRIGVAVIGLEVPHAHIHLIPMNHVSDMNFANPKIKVPEDRMRELAAAIMDKVPRSEPRGAAADPALATKAEETKAVREKASTTGPGESTGGQLSQLVAGLYFVSESDAPLSPVSYDVPSGELTNDTILKALGQPADTKVETQELTYFLRNHTADQGVLNDVDLANRFKALQMYMKQELEDTQVYRLGTGPQVQVFALGKTSEGKLAGFKTVLTET, from the coding sequence ATGCCTTCCATCTTTTCTCGTATCGTGAGCGGTGAGCTGCCGGCTTACAAAGTTGCCGAGGATGAGCACCACCTAGCTTTTCTGGACATTACGCCGCTGGTTGAGGGGCACACGCTCGTTATTCCGAAGCGCGAAATCGATTACATCTTCGATATGCCGCCCCAGGAGCTGGCTGAGCTGAACCTGTTTGCGCAACGCGTAGCACAAGGAGTTCGGGCCGCCGTGCCGTGCAAGCGGATCGGAGTAGCTGTAATCGGTTTAGAAGTGCCGCACGCACATATTCACCTGATTCCGATGAACCACGTGTCGGACATGAATTTTGCCAACCCCAAGATCAAGGTGCCCGAGGACCGGATGCGGGAACTCGCAGCAGCCATCATGGACAAGGTACCTAGGTCGGAGCCGCGGGGCGCGGCGGCTGATCCGGCCCTGGCAACGAAAGCGGAGGAAACCAAAGCCGTACGTGAGAAAGCCTCTACTACCGGACCTGGTGAATCCACTGGTGGCCAGCTGAGCCAACTAGTGGCGGGCCTGTATTTCGTGAGCGAATCAGATGCGCCGCTTTCACCCGTGAGCTATGACGTGCCCAGTGGCGAACTGACCAATGACACCATCCTGAAGGCACTAGGTCAGCCAGCTGACACCAAGGTAGAAACGCAGGAGTTAACCTATTTTCTGCGCAACCACACTGCCGACCAAGGCGTGTTGAACGACGTAGACCTAGCTAACCGGTTCAAAGCCTTGCAGATGTACATGAAGCAGGAGCTAGAAGATACCCAAGTATACCGCCTCGGCACGGGTCCACAGGTGCAGGTGTTTGCTCTTGGAAAAACTTCTGAAGGCAAGCTGGCTGGCTTCAAGACGGTACTAACGGAGACCTAG
- a CDS encoding leucyl aminopeptidase has product MPLHLSYAADLPQGVSSVFILPAGTKELPADLTDLPEAARQYVHDQLASDSKFVTVNHFTHQHYFVVAATKPTSHLVAEELRKSGYQLHGLLKTAKVQELYIRDLTAEGNGALPLAEGLYLTAYQFEGYRTDEKSQAPASLTRVVLTGSTVSAAQVQELEGLLLGVCLARDLVNEPLNKLNATQFAERMAAAGDEAGYHTEILDMMHIEALRMGGLLAVNLGSPEPPTFTIMEWKPDNARNAKPYVLVGKGVVFDTGGLSLKPTPGSMDLMKCDMAGGAAVTGVLYALAKNQVPVHVIGLVPATDNRPGGNAFVPGDVLTMYNGLTVEVLNTDAEGRLLLGDALAFARKYNPEMVVDIATLTGAAARAIGKEGIVAMGTAGDERLHQLKQAGHRVHERIVEFPLWDEYADHIKSDIADIANLGKVDAGAISAGKFLERFIDDYPWVHLDIAGPAFLTAPDSYRGKGGTGTTVRLLYDFLKSQA; this is encoded by the coding sequence ATGCCTCTTCATCTCTCCTACGCTGCTGATTTGCCCCAAGGCGTTAGCTCTGTTTTCATTCTGCCTGCTGGCACTAAAGAGTTGCCCGCTGACTTGACGGACTTGCCTGAAGCCGCCCGTCAGTATGTACACGACCAGCTAGCTTCCGACAGCAAGTTTGTCACCGTCAATCACTTCACGCATCAGCATTACTTTGTGGTGGCGGCTACGAAGCCCACCTCGCATTTAGTCGCGGAAGAATTGCGTAAAAGTGGCTATCAGTTGCATGGCTTGCTAAAGACGGCCAAAGTGCAGGAGCTTTATATCCGTGACCTCACGGCCGAGGGTAATGGGGCGTTACCCTTAGCTGAAGGCCTTTACCTAACGGCTTATCAGTTTGAGGGGTACCGGACCGACGAGAAGAGCCAAGCGCCAGCTAGCCTCACGCGTGTGGTTCTTACTGGGTCTACCGTTTCGGCGGCGCAGGTGCAAGAGTTGGAAGGGCTGTTGCTGGGGGTTTGCCTAGCTCGCGACTTGGTCAACGAACCGCTCAATAAGCTAAACGCAACCCAGTTTGCTGAGCGCATGGCCGCCGCTGGAGACGAAGCCGGTTATCATACCGAAATCCTCGATATGATGCACATCGAGGCGCTGCGTATGGGCGGCCTGTTGGCGGTAAACCTAGGTAGCCCCGAGCCGCCTACATTCACCATTATGGAGTGGAAGCCCGACAATGCGCGCAATGCCAAGCCGTACGTGCTGGTTGGCAAAGGGGTCGTGTTTGACACGGGCGGGTTGAGCCTGAAGCCTACGCCCGGCTCTATGGATCTGATGAAGTGCGACATGGCCGGCGGTGCGGCTGTTACGGGTGTGCTCTACGCCCTAGCCAAGAATCAAGTACCCGTGCATGTTATCGGCCTAGTGCCCGCCACCGACAACCGCCCCGGCGGCAACGCCTTCGTACCTGGCGACGTGCTAACCATGTACAACGGCCTTACCGTGGAAGTGCTCAACACGGACGCTGAAGGACGCCTACTGCTAGGTGATGCACTGGCATTTGCCCGCAAATACAACCCCGAAATGGTCGTGGACATTGCTACCCTTACTGGCGCTGCGGCCCGCGCCATCGGCAAAGAAGGCATTGTGGCCATGGGCACCGCCGGCGACGAGCGCCTGCACCAACTCAAGCAAGCGGGCCACCGTGTGCACGAACGCATCGTGGAGTTTCCGCTTTGGGATGAGTACGCCGACCATATCAAATCCGACATTGCCGACATTGCTAACCTAGGTAAAGTCGATGCAGGTGCCATCTCAGCCGGCAAGTTCCTGGAGCGTTTCATCGACGACTATCCTTGGGTTCACCTCGACATTGCCGGCCCGGCGTTTCTCACTGCCCCCGACAGCTACCGTGGCAAAGGCGGCACTGGCACAACCGTGCGGCTGTTGTATGACTTTTTGAAAAGCCAAGCGTAA
- a CDS encoding DUF177 domain-containing protein, which translates to MKKDTQYDLAIAKLASKTHHFAFELGPDFFAQFDQNLIQDGRLHADVDLIKTELLLTLNFHITGTVRLVCDRSLDEFDQPIDVQHQLLVRFGDQELELDDNVLQITPDTQTLPIAQHLFDYIGLAIPMKKLHPRFQNEPDENPDADAKLIFTTKADDDDDEEFTDPRWDALRNLN; encoded by the coding sequence GTGAAAAAGGACACTCAATATGATTTGGCAATTGCCAAGCTAGCTTCCAAAACGCACCACTTTGCGTTTGAGCTAGGTCCGGATTTCTTTGCGCAGTTTGATCAAAACCTAATTCAGGATGGTCGCCTCCATGCTGATGTAGACCTCATCAAAACGGAGCTTCTGCTAACGCTGAACTTTCACATTACAGGCACAGTGCGCTTAGTTTGCGACCGCAGCCTAGATGAGTTCGACCAGCCTATTGATGTGCAGCACCAACTGTTGGTACGCTTCGGAGACCAGGAGCTAGAGCTGGATGACAACGTGCTTCAAATCACGCCTGACACGCAGACCTTGCCCATCGCCCAGCACCTTTTTGACTACATCGGGCTAGCTATTCCGATGAAAAAGCTGCACCCGCGCTTCCAGAACGAGCCTGACGAAAACCCCGATGCTGATGCTAAACTCATCTTCACCACCAAAGCGGATGATGACGATGACGAAGAGTTCACCGACCCACGTTGGGATGCACTACGAAACCTGAACTAG
- the rsmA gene encoding 16S rRNA (adenine(1518)-N(6)/adenine(1519)-N(6))-dimethyltransferase RsmA, with the protein MDHVSPKKHLGQHFLAEPSIAQRIVESLRLPDGVTEVLEIGPGMGVLTGSLLQHSEYQTTVVEIDRESVAYLEQHFPSLHGRIISADFLRQDLGQLFPGKPMSIIGNFPYNISTQIFFQVLNHRQQVREVVGMLQKEVADRMAEPPGSKVYGIMSVLLQAYYKVEMLFTVPPHVFVPPPKVQSAVIRLTRNETEKLDCDEKLFFQVVKQAFQTRRKTLRNALKPFGMPAEMTTDPIFDKRAEQLGVPEFIGLTQLIDKHRQER; encoded by the coding sequence ATGGACCACGTCAGCCCCAAAAAACACCTAGGTCAGCACTTTTTGGCTGAACCGTCTATTGCTCAACGCATTGTTGAGTCGCTGCGCTTGCCCGACGGCGTAACGGAAGTACTAGAAATTGGTCCCGGCATGGGTGTGCTCACGGGCAGCTTGCTCCAACACAGCGAGTACCAAACAACTGTTGTCGAGATTGACCGTGAATCGGTAGCCTATCTAGAGCAGCACTTCCCCTCGCTGCACGGGCGTATCATCTCCGCCGATTTTCTGCGGCAAGACCTAGGGCAACTGTTTCCAGGCAAGCCGATGAGTATCATCGGCAACTTTCCTTATAACATCAGCACCCAGATTTTCTTTCAGGTGCTCAATCACCGGCAACAGGTACGTGAGGTGGTGGGTATGCTGCAAAAGGAAGTAGCGGACCGTATGGCTGAGCCGCCCGGCTCCAAAGTCTATGGTATCATGAGCGTGTTGCTGCAAGCCTACTACAAGGTAGAAATGCTGTTCACGGTGCCGCCCCATGTATTCGTTCCGCCGCCCAAAGTGCAGTCGGCTGTTATCCGCCTGACGCGCAATGAAACCGAAAAGCTCGACTGCGACGAGAAGCTGTTTTTCCAAGTCGTGAAGCAAGCTTTCCAAACGCGTCGCAAGACACTCCGGAACGCTTTAAAGCCATTCGGCATGCCTGCGGAAATGACCACTGACCCGATCTTTGATAAGCGCGCCGAGCAGCTAGGTGTGCCAGAGTTTATCGGATTGACCCAACTGATTGATAAGCACCGTCAAGAGCGTTAG
- the rpmF gene encoding 50S ribosomal protein L32 — MAHPKRRQSSTRRDKRRTHDKLTPKAVTICPNTGELHLRHKAYVVDGDLYHNGKVAIKDFAPVAAAAPSTDEE, encoded by the coding sequence ATGGCTCATCCTAAGCGCCGCCAGTCCTCGACCCGCCGCGACAAGCGTCGCACCCACGACAAATTGACTCCCAAAGCAGTTACTATCTGCCCTAACACGGGTGAATTGCACCTACGTCATAAGGCGTATGTAGTAGATGGCGACCTGTACCACAATGGCAAAGTAGCAATCAAAGACTTTGCTCCTGTTGCCGCAGCTGCTCCCTCTACTGACGAGGAATAA
- the pdxA gene encoding 4-hydroxythreonine-4-phosphate dehydrogenase PdxA yields MTNLPRLGISVGDLAGIGPEIIYKTFLDNRLLKYCTPVVYGTATVLFDDFPVEKQANPLTFRQVRSAADIDPGKLNAVTCWEEDFILTPGQPTEASGRAARQSLLAACRDLKEGLLDGLITAPISKENTQADDFRYPGHTEFLTSFFGAPESLMLLASEELRVATVTGHVALKDVPGKITKELLSTKLRILLQSLKQDFGLDKPRVAVLGLNPHAGENGLLGTEENDIVSPVIQEFLENGHLVYGPFPADGYFGTGQFRSFDATLSLYHDQGLIPFKTIAFERGVNFTAGLPIIRTSPDHGTAYGLAGKFAADPTSFREALYLACDLVRKRAEQSVERR; encoded by the coding sequence ATGACCAACCTGCCCCGCCTAGGTATTTCAGTCGGCGACCTCGCCGGCATCGGGCCGGAGATTATCTATAAAACCTTCCTCGACAACCGCCTGCTCAAGTACTGCACGCCGGTAGTGTACGGTACGGCAACTGTCCTCTTCGACGATTTTCCGGTTGAAAAGCAAGCTAACCCGCTAACATTTCGTCAGGTACGTTCTGCCGCCGATATTGATCCGGGCAAGCTCAATGCAGTTACCTGTTGGGAAGAGGATTTCATCCTGACTCCTGGTCAGCCTACTGAAGCATCAGGGCGTGCCGCTCGCCAATCGCTCCTGGCCGCTTGCCGCGACCTAAAAGAAGGGTTGCTCGACGGTCTCATCACAGCGCCTATCAGTAAAGAGAACACACAGGCCGACGACTTCCGTTACCCAGGCCACACTGAGTTCCTGACGAGCTTTTTTGGTGCTCCCGAAAGCTTGATGCTGCTCGCCAGCGAGGAACTGCGAGTAGCGACGGTTACGGGTCATGTGGCACTGAAAGACGTTCCCGGCAAGATCACCAAAGAGTTGCTCTCGACCAAGTTACGCATCTTACTCCAATCGCTGAAGCAGGATTTTGGTCTCGACAAGCCGCGGGTTGCAGTGCTAGGTTTGAACCCACACGCTGGCGAAAACGGACTGCTCGGCACGGAGGAAAATGACATCGTGTCTCCTGTTATTCAAGAGTTTCTGGAGAACGGGCACTTGGTATACGGCCCCTTTCCTGCCGATGGGTACTTCGGTACCGGTCAGTTCCGCAGCTTCGACGCGACGCTATCCTTGTACCACGACCAAGGCTTGATTCCGTTCAAAACCATTGCGTTTGAGCGGGGTGTTAACTTCACGGCCGGCTTGCCTATTATCCGCACCTCCCCCGATCATGGCACTGCCTACGGGCTTGCAGGCAAGTTTGCAGCTGATCCTACGTCGTTCCGCGAAGCCTTGTACCTCGCTTGCGACTTAGTTCGGAAGCGCGCTGAACAATCTGTGGAGAGGCGCTAG
- a CDS encoding helix-turn-helix domain-containing protein: protein MSIDTPQQYKEALRQLDLLMNNSAASNEEKTATVAQLTTAIETYEERLHLTSLPNLPTTLVDMIELKRQQLRLKQKDLAQLLEVPAGRLSQILSGKRRITLDLAKKLYERLGISPEFILRKA from the coding sequence ATGAGCATCGATACTCCGCAGCAATACAAAGAGGCGCTTCGTCAGCTCGATTTGCTGATGAACAACTCAGCGGCGTCCAACGAGGAAAAAACAGCAACAGTAGCCCAGCTCACAACGGCGATAGAAACGTATGAGGAACGACTGCACCTAACTTCTCTACCAAACCTGCCGACCACTTTGGTTGATATGATTGAGCTAAAGCGGCAGCAACTCCGTCTTAAACAAAAAGACTTGGCCCAACTGCTGGAGGTTCCGGCCGGCCGGCTTTCACAGATCCTCAGCGGCAAGCGTCGCATTACGCTTGACCTAGCTAAAAAGCTCTACGAACGCTTGGGTATCAGTCCCGAGTTTATCCTTAGAAAGGCATAG
- the accB gene encoding acetyl-CoA carboxylase biotin carboxyl carrier protein, with protein MKAKELQELIDFIAKSGLNKVNIETEEFKISVQREPSYKPVISSAPAPAPAQAAPAAAAPAPAAPAAAPAPAASAAPSNNYVPLKSPMIGTFYRSASPDSPALVNVGDLVEQGQVICIIEAMKLFNEIEAETSGRVVKVMVENANPVEYDQPLFLIEPM; from the coding sequence ATGAAAGCAAAAGAACTCCAAGAGTTGATCGACTTTATCGCCAAGTCGGGTCTGAACAAAGTCAACATTGAAACCGAGGAGTTTAAAATCTCGGTGCAGCGCGAACCTAGCTACAAGCCAGTTATTAGCTCGGCGCCAGCTCCGGCCCCCGCGCAGGCGGCACCAGCCGCCGCTGCACCGGCACCGGCCGCACCAGCAGCCGCACCAGCACCGGCTGCTTCCGCTGCTCCTAGCAACAACTATGTGCCACTCAAGTCGCCTATGATTGGTACGTTCTACCGGTCAGCCAGCCCCGATAGTCCTGCCTTGGTGAACGTGGGTGACTTGGTTGAGCAAGGCCAGGTGATCTGCATTATCGAAGCCATGAAGCTGTTCAACGAAATTGAAGCTGAAACTTCAGGCCGGGTAGTAAAAGTGATGGTTGAGAATGCTAACCCAGTCGAATACGACCAGCCGCTCTTCCTGATTGAGCCAATGTAA
- the greA gene encoding transcription elongation factor GreA: MATINYYTPEGLQKLKDELQELKIRGRADVARQLAEARDKGDLSENAEYDAAKDAQGHLELKIAKLEEVLGNARVIDDTNMDTSKALIMSKVKLKNLKNNAVLDYTLVAEEEANLAAGKISVKSPIGKGLLGKSVGDVAEITVPAGKLQFEVLEISR, translated from the coding sequence ATGGCTACCATTAATTATTACACTCCCGAAGGCTTGCAGAAACTGAAAGATGAGCTGCAAGAACTCAAGATCCGGGGTCGGGCCGACGTAGCCCGGCAGTTGGCCGAAGCCCGCGACAAAGGCGACCTGAGTGAGAATGCCGAATACGACGCAGCCAAGGATGCCCAAGGGCACCTAGAGCTAAAGATTGCGAAGCTGGAAGAAGTGCTTGGCAATGCCCGTGTCATCGATGATACAAACATGGATACCAGCAAAGCTTTGATTATGAGCAAAGTGAAGCTGAAGAACCTGAAAAATAACGCCGTGCTCGACTACACACTGGTGGCTGAGGAAGAAGCGAACCTAGCTGCCGGCAAAATCTCGGTGAAATCACCCATCGGCAAAGGTTTGCTTGGCAAATCGGTCGGTGATGTGGCGGAAATCACGGTACCCGCCGGCAAACTTCAGTTTGAAGTTCTGGAAATCAGCCGCTAA
- a CDS encoding beta-ketoacyl-ACP synthase III, which yields MKITAAITGVGAYVPDYILTNKELETLVETTDEWIVSRTGIEERRILKGENQGTSVMGIKAVEQLLAKTGTRPEEIDLVICATTTPDLVFPATANIISAAVGINNAFSFDMQAACSGFIFALTTGAQFIQTGAYKKVIVVGADKMSSIIDYTDRATCIIFGDGAGAVLLEPNTEGLGLQDQVLCSDGHGEPYLHQKAGGSRRPPSAETVAQREHYVHQEGATVFKFAVKNMADVAAQVMERNHLTADDVAWLVPHQANKRIIHATAHRMGVGEEKVMLNIHRYGNTTNGTIPLCLADYESQLNKGDNLIIAAFGGGFTWGALYLKWAYDPKPDPQLA from the coding sequence ATGAAAATTACCGCCGCCATTACTGGGGTGGGCGCCTATGTGCCCGATTACATCCTCACCAATAAAGAACTCGAAACCTTAGTAGAAACTACTGACGAGTGGATTGTTAGTCGAACCGGCATTGAGGAGCGACGCATTCTGAAGGGCGAGAATCAGGGCACTTCGGTGATGGGTATAAAGGCCGTAGAGCAATTGCTGGCGAAAACCGGCACTCGGCCCGAGGAAATAGATTTAGTTATCTGCGCTACTACTACGCCCGATTTAGTATTCCCAGCTACGGCTAATATCATCTCGGCCGCTGTTGGTATCAATAACGCCTTCAGCTTCGACATGCAGGCGGCCTGTTCAGGCTTTATTTTCGCACTGACTACAGGAGCTCAGTTTATTCAAACGGGCGCCTATAAAAAGGTTATTGTCGTTGGTGCCGACAAGATGTCGAGCATTATCGACTATACTGACCGCGCCACTTGCATCATCTTTGGCGACGGTGCCGGTGCGGTTTTGTTGGAGCCGAACACGGAAGGGCTAGGTCTGCAAGACCAAGTGTTATGTTCTGACGGCCACGGCGAGCCCTACTTACACCAAAAAGCAGGCGGTAGTCGCCGCCCCCCATCTGCCGAAACTGTTGCGCAACGCGAACATTATGTGCACCAAGAAGGCGCTACCGTATTCAAGTTTGCCGTAAAAAATATGGCCGACGTAGCAGCTCAAGTTATGGAGCGTAATCATCTTACAGCTGATGATGTGGCCTGGCTAGTACCTCACCAAGCTAATAAGCGCATTATCCATGCTACCGCGCACCGTATGGGCGTAGGAGAAGAGAAGGTGATGCTCAACATTCACCGCTACGGTAATACCACCAATGGTACCATTCCTTTGTGCTTAGCTGACTACGAATCGCAGCTTAACAAAGGCGACAACCTCATCATTGCTGCCTTTGGCGGCGGATTTACGTGGGGTGCGTTGTATCTAAAATGGGCTTACGACCCAAAACCTGATCCGCAACTCGCTTAA
- a CDS encoding NAD(P)-dependent oxidoreductase, with translation MSLCLCIDEMHPSLPPMLQEIGVQLHFRPDLKADEVPAALAAHPYDGLMVRSKLRITADLLAHGPHLRYVARAGAGVDNIDEEALAAAGVTLLNAPEGNRDAVGEFAIGLLLSLFRNVVRADKEVRQGVWRREANRGEELGGKVVGLFGYGHMGRSFARRLSTFDCTVLAYDIDPTVPADQYATLVTLAELQARAEVVSLHFPYSAANHHYINGEVLGAFQNPIWLLNTARGEVLDHAALVEALQSGQVRGGALDVLENEKLATLTPEQQARFDFLRNAENVILSPHIGGWTHQSYRRINEVLTRKIAAFLGSDQGKA, from the coding sequence ATGTCTCTCTGCCTCTGCATTGATGAAATGCATCCTTCCTTGCCGCCAATGTTGCAGGAAATTGGCGTGCAGCTTCATTTTCGGCCTGATCTGAAAGCTGATGAAGTGCCGGCGGCCCTGGCCGCTCATCCGTATGACGGGCTGATGGTGCGTAGCAAACTACGCATCACTGCTGACCTGCTGGCACATGGGCCTCATTTGCGCTACGTGGCCCGGGCAGGGGCCGGCGTGGACAATATTGACGAAGAAGCCCTAGCCGCTGCTGGTGTTACGCTGCTCAATGCGCCGGAGGGCAACCGCGACGCAGTCGGAGAATTTGCCATTGGGCTATTGCTGAGCCTGTTTCGTAACGTAGTGCGGGCTGATAAGGAGGTGCGACAAGGCGTGTGGCGCCGCGAGGCGAACAGAGGAGAGGAGCTAGGCGGGAAAGTGGTGGGCTTGTTTGGCTACGGTCACATGGGGCGGTCGTTTGCCCGCCGCCTCTCGACTTTCGACTGCACCGTGCTGGCCTACGACATCGACCCGACGGTGCCCGCCGACCAATATGCTACCCTGGTGACGCTGGCGGAGCTGCAAGCTCGTGCCGAAGTAGTTAGCCTACATTTTCCGTACTCCGCGGCCAATCACCATTACATCAACGGCGAAGTACTTGGTGCTTTTCAAAACCCGATTTGGCTACTGAACACGGCCCGCGGCGAAGTTCTCGACCATGCGGCACTGGTTGAGGCGCTGCAAAGCGGGCAGGTGCGGGGCGGGGCGCTCGATGTGCTGGAAAACGAAAAGCTAGCTACGCTCACGCCCGAACAGCAAGCTAGGTTCGACTTTCTGCGAAACGCTGAGAACGTAATTTTATCCCCACACATTGGTGGCTGGACGCACCAATCGTATCGTCGCATCAATGAGGTGCTTACCCGCAAAATAGCCGCTTTTTTGGGCTCGGACCAGGGGAAGGCATAG